Proteins encoded within one genomic window of Chloroflexota bacterium:
- the recN gene encoding DNA repair protein RecN, which translates to MNSGARSRRPDPSVAEVEDGPTAAAGRLLELTVTDLALLERLRLELGPGLNVVTGETGAGKSLVIDALGLVLGARADPGLVRHGSSVARVEALFDRLPEPLIVVREVTAAGRSTARLDDEAVTAARLGETVGPLVEIHGQHDQQRLLDERWQRELLDAAGGHADVRAALAAAVLRWRENRAAIADLAIEPAELARRLEIAEHEASEIAAAHLRAGEAAELEARLDLARHGETIASGVAALRETIAGDGSGAREGLAVAAREARQLGRVDARFLAVAERLEGTVADLDDLGRELPLLADEAVNDAGAIDALQERRSLIYRLERRYGGDEAEVLAHGSRAMIELERLRGVEIERARRVADDAGLLAAVAAAAAELSVRRRTAADRLAPEVGRALEALGFPPSAFEIAIGRRVAAPDEAAVELDGDAVAFDLSGVDLVVFRFAPNAGEPARPLARIASGGEASRVALAIRTVLARADETPTLVFDEIDTGIGGRGADPVGRSLWALGRRHQVVCVTHLPQIAAHADEHFRILKRERDGRTVTEIERLDREGRIVELAAMLAGPGGGAAALAGARELLDRAEAARVRPSDAG; encoded by the coding sequence GTGAACTCCGGCGCGCGGTCACGGCGGCCGGACCCGAGCGTCGCCGAGGTCGAGGATGGTCCGACGGCGGCCGCCGGTCGCCTCCTCGAGCTGACCGTCACTGACCTCGCCCTCCTCGAGCGGCTGAGGCTGGAGCTCGGCCCCGGTCTCAATGTCGTCACCGGCGAGACCGGCGCCGGAAAGAGCCTCGTGATCGACGCGCTCGGACTCGTGCTCGGTGCCCGCGCGGATCCCGGGCTCGTCCGTCATGGCTCGAGCGTGGCCCGGGTGGAGGCGCTGTTCGACCGGCTGCCGGAGCCGCTCATCGTCGTCCGCGAGGTCACCGCCGCGGGTCGCTCCACCGCCCGCCTGGACGACGAGGCCGTGACCGCGGCACGGCTCGGCGAGACGGTGGGTCCGCTCGTCGAGATCCACGGGCAGCACGACCAGCAGCGGCTGCTCGACGAGCGGTGGCAGCGGGAGCTGCTCGATGCGGCCGGCGGTCACGCCGACGTTCGGGCGGCGTTGGCCGCCGCGGTGCTCCGCTGGCGGGAGAACCGCGCCGCGATCGCGGATCTCGCGATCGAACCCGCCGAGCTCGCCCGCCGTCTCGAGATCGCCGAGCACGAGGCGTCGGAGATCGCGGCCGCGCACCTCCGGGCTGGCGAAGCCGCCGAGCTCGAGGCCCGGCTCGACCTGGCCCGCCACGGCGAGACCATCGCGAGCGGCGTGGCGGCCCTCCGCGAGACGATCGCAGGCGATGGCAGCGGTGCCCGCGAGGGACTGGCGGTCGCCGCTCGCGAGGCCCGCCAGCTCGGTCGAGTCGACGCGCGATTCCTCGCGGTCGCCGAGCGGCTCGAGGGGACGGTCGCCGACCTCGACGACCTCGGCCGGGAGTTGCCGCTCCTCGCCGACGAGGCGGTGAACGACGCAGGGGCGATCGACGCGCTCCAGGAACGCCGATCGCTCATCTATCGCCTGGAGCGACGCTACGGCGGCGACGAGGCGGAAGTGCTCGCCCACGGATCGCGCGCGATGATCGAGCTCGAACGGCTCCGCGGCGTCGAGATCGAGCGGGCGCGCCGCGTCGCGGACGATGCCGGACTCCTCGCCGCGGTGGCCGCCGCCGCGGCGGAGCTCTCCGTCCGCCGGCGAACTGCTGCCGACCGACTCGCACCGGAGGTCGGTCGCGCGCTCGAGGCGCTCGGCTTCCCGCCGTCGGCGTTCGAGATCGCGATCGGCAGGCGCGTCGCGGCACCGGACGAGGCTGCCGTCGAGCTCGACGGGGACGCCGTCGCGTTCGACCTGTCGGGCGTCGACCTCGTCGTGTTCCGGTTCGCCCCGAACGCGGGCGAACCAGCCCGGCCGCTCGCGCGGATCGCGTCCGGGGGCGAGGCGAGCCGGGTCGCGCTCGCGATCCGGACCGTCCTCGCCCGTGCCGATGAGACGCCGACACTCGTCTTCGACGAGATCGACACGGGGATCGGCGGCCGCGGCGCGGACCCGGTCGGGCGGAGCCTCTGGGCGCTCGGCCGTCGACACCAGGTCGTCTGCGTCACCCACCTGCCGCAGATCGCGGCTCACGCCGACGAGCATTTCCGCATCCTCAAGCGTGAACGCGACGGTCGAACGGTGACCGAGATCGAGCGGCTCGATCGAGAGGGTCGGATCGTGGAGCTCGCGGCGATGCTCGCCGGTCCGGGCGGCGGCGCAGCCGCACTCGCCGGCGCCCGTGAGCTCCTCGATCGTGCGGAGGCAGCCCGCGTGCGGCCGTCCGATGCCGGCTGA
- a CDS encoding tyrosine recombinase produces the protein MPAELGAPPSLDAAIDEYLDHLRVERGLSGATIVAYRNDLSAFATSAFASDRWGSTPDEAVRYLASLGTPPRGAIRPALASSSRRRRTAALRGFYRFAYGEGRATADVATHLDLPRQARYLPHTLSSDEVVRLLEVVGGEAAPSGEAGDGRAALEARRAVRDRALVELLYAAGLRVSEALRLDADDLSLDGAYVRVVGKGDRERLVPVGEVAISWLGRYLAEVRPTWLVGGADLVHGGPVFVTDRGGRLGRQAAWATVKRAASAAGLGDRVSPHTFRHSFATHLLEGGADLRIVQELLGHATISTTQLYTHLTGERIREVYARAHPRA, from the coding sequence ATGCCGGCTGAGCTCGGCGCGCCTCCCTCGCTGGACGCGGCGATCGACGAGTATCTCGACCACCTCCGGGTCGAGCGCGGCCTGTCCGGCGCGACCATCGTCGCCTACCGCAACGATCTCTCGGCCTTCGCCACGTCGGCGTTCGCGTCCGACCGCTGGGGGAGCACGCCCGACGAGGCGGTCCGCTACCTCGCCTCGCTCGGCACGCCGCCGCGCGGGGCGATCCGCCCGGCCCTTGCGTCGTCGAGCCGGCGACGCCGCACTGCCGCGCTGCGGGGGTTCTATCGGTTCGCCTACGGCGAGGGCCGGGCGACGGCGGACGTGGCGACACACCTGGACCTGCCGCGCCAGGCTCGCTATCTTCCGCACACCCTGAGCAGCGACGAGGTCGTCCGGCTCCTCGAGGTCGTGGGCGGCGAGGCGGCCCCGTCCGGCGAGGCGGGCGATGGCCGAGCCGCGCTCGAGGCGAGGCGCGCCGTCCGCGACCGGGCGCTCGTCGAGCTGCTCTACGCCGCCGGCCTCCGGGTGAGCGAGGCGCTGCGGCTCGACGCGGACGACCTGTCCCTCGACGGTGCCTACGTCCGGGTCGTCGGCAAGGGCGACCGCGAGCGCCTCGTCCCGGTCGGCGAGGTCGCGATCTCCTGGCTCGGCCGATATCTCGCCGAGGTCCGACCCACCTGGCTCGTGGGTGGAGCGGACCTTGTCCATGGTGGACCGGTCTTCGTCACGGACCGGGGTGGGCGGCTCGGCCGCCAGGCGGCGTGGGCGACCGTGAAGCGCGCGGCCTCGGCTGCCGGACTCGGCGACCGCGTCTCCCCACACACGTTCCGCCACTCATTCGCGACGCATCTCCTCGAGGGCGGAGCGGACCTGCGGATCGTCCAGGAGTTGCTCGGCCATGCGACCATCAGCACGACACAGCTGTACACACACCTGACCGGCGAGCGGATCAGGGAGGTGTACGCCCGCGCCCACCCGCGCGCCTGA
- a CDS encoding PH domain-containing protein: MTRYADTLLATGEVIVLRARQHWLAVVRDALRPIVIVVIAIVLLFAAGQLPAIHDVLAYASLAGVIVGLLWIGLIVWGWSSQDYLVTNRRVIKVEGILNKHSADSSLEKINDAVLDQSVIGRIFGFGDLDILTANEDSVDRYKWLADAAGFKKEMLDQKNALEMDMRTVPAPPFRAAAPTVAPAAPQTAAASSPMSQDDVTGTLAKLADLRDRGAISAEEYEAKKAELLARL, from the coding sequence ATGACCCGCTACGCCGATACGCTCCTCGCGACCGGGGAGGTCATCGTCCTGCGCGCCCGTCAGCACTGGCTGGCCGTCGTCCGCGACGCGCTCCGCCCGATCGTCATCGTCGTGATCGCGATCGTGCTCCTGTTCGCCGCCGGTCAGCTCCCGGCGATCCACGACGTGCTCGCGTACGCGAGCCTCGCCGGGGTCATCGTCGGGCTCCTCTGGATCGGGCTCATCGTCTGGGGCTGGTCGTCGCAGGACTACCTCGTGACGAACCGGCGCGTCATCAAGGTCGAGGGGATCCTCAACAAGCATTCCGCGGACAGCTCGCTCGAGAAGATCAACGACGCCGTGCTCGACCAGAGCGTCATCGGCCGGATCTTCGGCTTCGGCGACCTGGACATCCTCACCGCGAACGAGGACTCCGTCGACCGCTACAAGTGGCTCGCCGATGCGGCCGGGTTCAAGAAGGAGATGCTCGACCAGAAGAACGCCCTCGAGATGGACATGCGAACTGTGCCGGCGCCGCCATTCCGTGCGGCGGCGCCGACCGTCGCCCCGGCCGCGCCGCAGACCGCAGCGGCATCGTCCCCGATGAGCCAGGACGATGTGACGGGGACGCTCGCGAAGCTCGCCGACCTCCGCGACCGGGGGGCGATCAGCGCCGAGGAATACGAGGCGAAGAAGGCAGAGCTGCTCGCCCGACTCTGA
- the xseB gene encoding exodeoxyribonuclease VII small subunit — translation MTSPDDAALSRSPSVAAADDGLTFDAALAELERIVAALEAGGAPLETTLELYERAVALESRCSALLAEARLRMERLVERSGGRLETVAIEDRAATEPGA, via the coding sequence ATGACGAGCCCCGATGACGCGGCCCTGAGCCGGTCGCCGTCCGTGGCCGCTGCCGATGACGGGCTGACGTTCGACGCGGCCCTTGCGGAGCTCGAGCGGATCGTGGCCGCCCTCGAGGCCGGTGGCGCGCCGCTCGAGACGACGCTCGAGCTCTACGAGCGCGCGGTCGCGCTCGAGTCCCGCTGCTCCGCGTTGCTCGCGGAGGCGCGGCTGCGGATGGAACGTCTCGTCGAGCGGAGCGGAGGCCGGCTCGAGACCGTCGCCATCGAGGACCGCGCGGCGACCGAGCCCGGCGCCTGA
- a CDS encoding NAD(+)/NADH kinase has protein sequence MSLSRIGLAFNPTNPAAVELRDRAIAWCRHRSIEAWSAPSGELDVLLADLPTTDVVVVLGGDGTFLRAARAVAEVDVPILGVNLGKVGFLSKVEANELETVLGQIALGEYRLDERMTVEARILPGGLTEGGERFVALNDVVVARGELARVCRLDVAVGPSHVATFIADGLVVSTPTGSTGYAFSAGGPIVDPSNRNLIVTPIAAYLAAIRSIVVSPRQTVRCRVVDAIEALVSIDGREDRRLAVGDVVEVRAMERPIRLIEPKGAQPFWDLLRHKVELLPS, from the coding sequence GTGAGCCTCAGCCGCATCGGACTCGCCTTCAACCCGACGAATCCGGCCGCCGTGGAGCTCCGGGATCGGGCGATCGCGTGGTGCCGGCACCGTTCCATCGAGGCCTGGTCGGCCCCTTCGGGGGAGCTCGACGTCCTCCTCGCCGACCTGCCGACGACGGATGTCGTCGTCGTCCTCGGCGGCGACGGGACGTTCCTCCGGGCTGCTCGGGCCGTCGCCGAGGTGGACGTGCCGATCCTCGGCGTCAATCTCGGCAAGGTGGGCTTCCTCTCGAAGGTGGAGGCGAACGAGCTCGAGACGGTGCTCGGCCAGATCGCCCTGGGCGAATATCGCCTCGACGAGCGGATGACGGTGGAGGCGCGGATCCTGCCCGGCGGCCTGACCGAGGGGGGCGAGCGATTCGTCGCCCTCAACGACGTCGTCGTCGCCCGGGGTGAGCTCGCCCGGGTCTGCCGGCTCGATGTCGCGGTCGGACCATCCCACGTCGCGACGTTCATCGCGGACGGTCTCGTCGTGTCGACCCCGACCGGATCGACCGGGTATGCGTTCTCGGCCGGCGGACCGATCGTCGATCCCTCGAACCGGAACCTCATCGTCACCCCGATCGCCGCCTATCTCGCCGCGATCCGCTCGATCGTCGTCAGCCCGCGACAGACGGTCCGCTGCCGGGTCGTCGACGCGATCGAGGCGCTCGTGAGCATCGACGGCCGCGAGGATCGTCGGCTCGCCGTGGGCGATGTCGTCGAGGTGCGGGCGATGGAGCGGCCGATCCGGCTCATCGAACCGAAGGGCGCCCAGCCGTTCTGGGACCTCCTGCGGCACAAGGTCGAGCTCCTCCCGTCGTGA
- a CDS encoding 1-deoxy-D-xylulose-5-phosphate synthase: protein MRSIADVSILERVSAPADLRGLDREQLDELAAEIRETIVSTVARTGGHLGSSLGVVELTIALHRLLDSPRDRIVWDTGHQAYPHKLLTGRVARFHTLRQLDGVGGFPRRSESEHDVFDGGHAGTGLSIGEGLATARDLRHGRERIAVVVGDAALMSGLSFEALNDVGQRQTRILIVLNDNEMSISPTVGALSKYLSTIKLSTAWQTSKSAYDRAIERLPIIGETALDLSKRVRRSVVQFVQQPGSLFEDLGITYIGVVPGHDLGVLEDTLGRALELRGPVLVHVRTQKGRGYRPAETDQVGFHGAALPPMGDVARAEVAAVATRPRAWSAMPTESMMDDAAPPTPVVEAVKPPNYTAVLVGELIAAARDDRRIVAITAGMPTGTGLNRFQAEYPDRFLDVGIAEPHAVTLATGLAMGGARPVVAIYSTFLQRAFDQTVHDVCQNDQPVILAVDRAGLVGEDGTSHQGMFTLPAQRQLPNLVIASPKDEQELRSLLRTALAQDHPFAIHYPRDPGFGLPPAEPAILPIGRGELVRSGTDVLIVAFGPIVARAREAAEALAAEGWSVAVVNARFAKPLDRQLILDESRGKRLVVTVEESVVVGGFGSGVLELLEEARIVDPAYRDVVVKVVGIPAGRFVDHGSVADLRRLLRLDAAGLAAQTRETLAVLGATPGHAAEAAAAS, encoded by the coding sequence ATGAGGAGCATCGCCGACGTGTCGATCCTCGAGCGCGTGAGTGCGCCCGCCGACCTCCGTGGACTCGATCGCGAGCAGCTCGATGAGCTCGCCGCGGAGATCCGGGAGACGATCGTCTCGACCGTCGCCCGCACGGGCGGCCATCTCGGCAGCTCGCTCGGCGTCGTCGAGCTGACGATCGCCCTCCATCGCCTGCTCGACTCGCCGCGGGACCGGATCGTCTGGGACACCGGGCATCAGGCCTATCCGCACAAGCTCCTCACCGGGCGCGTGGCGCGGTTCCATACCCTGCGCCAGCTCGATGGAGTGGGTGGCTTCCCGCGTCGGAGCGAGTCAGAGCACGACGTCTTCGACGGCGGCCACGCGGGCACCGGTCTCTCGATCGGCGAGGGCCTCGCCACCGCACGCGATCTTCGCCACGGCCGCGAGCGGATCGCCGTCGTCGTCGGTGATGCGGCCCTCATGAGCGGACTCTCGTTCGAGGCGCTCAATGACGTCGGCCAGCGCCAGACGCGGATCCTCATCGTCCTCAACGACAACGAGATGTCGATCAGCCCGACGGTGGGCGCACTGTCGAAGTACCTCTCCACGATCAAGCTCTCGACCGCCTGGCAGACGAGCAAGTCGGCCTATGACCGGGCGATCGAGCGGCTGCCCATCATCGGCGAGACTGCGCTCGATCTCTCGAAGCGGGTCCGGCGCTCCGTCGTCCAGTTCGTGCAGCAGCCGGGCAGCCTGTTCGAGGACCTCGGCATCACCTACATCGGCGTCGTCCCGGGTCACGATCTGGGGGTCCTCGAGGACACGCTCGGGCGCGCGCTCGAGCTGCGCGGGCCGGTCCTGGTCCACGTCCGGACCCAGAAGGGGCGAGGCTATCGACCGGCGGAGACGGACCAGGTCGGCTTCCATGGCGCGGCGCTCCCGCCGATGGGCGATGTGGCGCGGGCGGAGGTCGCCGCCGTCGCCACACGACCGCGAGCCTGGTCCGCGATGCCGACCGAGTCGATGATGGATGATGCGGCGCCGCCGACGCCCGTCGTCGAGGCCGTGAAGCCGCCGAACTACACGGCGGTCCTCGTCGGCGAACTCATCGCAGCGGCTCGCGACGACCGCCGGATCGTCGCGATCACGGCGGGGATGCCGACCGGCACCGGCCTCAACCGCTTCCAGGCCGAATACCCGGACCGGTTCCTCGACGTCGGGATCGCCGAACCGCACGCGGTGACGCTCGCGACGGGGCTCGCCATGGGCGGTGCCCGTCCCGTCGTCGCGATCTACTCGACGTTCCTCCAGCGCGCCTTCGACCAGACGGTCCACGACGTGTGCCAGAACGACCAGCCGGTGATCCTCGCCGTCGACCGGGCGGGACTCGTGGGCGAGGATGGCACGAGTCACCAGGGGATGTTCACCCTGCCGGCCCAGCGCCAGCTCCCGAACCTCGTCATCGCGAGCCCGAAGGACGAGCAGGAGCTCCGCTCGCTCCTCCGGACCGCGCTCGCCCAGGATCATCCGTTCGCGATCCACTATCCGCGCGACCCGGGCTTCGGTCTCCCCCCGGCGGAGCCGGCGATCCTGCCGATCGGGCGCGGCGAGCTCGTGCGGTCCGGGACGGACGTCCTCATCGTGGCCTTCGGGCCGATCGTCGCCCGGGCTCGCGAGGCGGCAGAGGCCCTTGCCGCGGAGGGCTGGTCCGTCGCGGTCGTCAACGCCCGGTTCGCCAAGCCGCTGGACCGGCAGCTCATCCTCGACGAGTCGCGTGGCAAGCGGCTCGTGGTGACCGTGGAGGAGAGCGTCGTCGTCGGCGGGTTCGGTTCGGGCGTCCTCGAGCTGCTCGAGGAGGCTCGGATCGTGGATCCGGCCTATCGCGACGTCGTCGTCAAGGTCGTCGGCATCCCCGCCGGCCGGTTCGTGGACCACGGATCGGTGGCCGATCTGCGGCGGCTCCTGCGCCTCGATGCGGCCGGTCTCGCCGCCCAGACGAGGGAGACACTCGCCGTCCTCGGGGCGACGCCGGGACACGCGGCGGAGGCCGCGGCCGCGAGCTGA
- a CDS encoding TlyA family RNA methyltransferase — protein sequence MADRRPRLRLDQLLVERGVAPTRSRAAALLLAGRVRVGEGDGARLDRKPGDLVEPATALQLVERDPYVSRGGHKLVAALDAFAIDPHGLVCLDVGASTGGFTDLLLQRGASRVYALDVGRGQLAEQLRTDSRVISMERTNARTLDRGVLPEPVRLAVVDISFISLGAVLHSIAGCIDPEFGGRIVPLVKPQFEVGKGRTVGGVVRDPALHREVLERVTGLAIALGLTPRGLVASPILGPQGNREFLLDLGVPVAWTAPAPASRQTGGPPPAAVAAMISPTFRDRIAAVTGA from the coding sequence ATCGCGGATCGTCGGCCCCGGCTCCGGCTCGATCAGCTCCTCGTCGAGCGCGGTGTCGCGCCCACGCGGAGCCGGGCGGCTGCGCTGCTCCTCGCGGGTCGGGTCCGGGTGGGGGAGGGAGACGGGGCGCGGCTGGACCGCAAGCCCGGAGACCTCGTCGAGCCGGCCACCGCGCTCCAGCTCGTCGAGCGCGATCCATACGTCAGCCGCGGTGGCCACAAGCTCGTCGCCGCGCTCGACGCGTTCGCGATCGACCCGCATGGGCTCGTCTGCCTCGATGTCGGAGCGTCCACCGGTGGCTTCACGGACCTCCTGTTGCAGCGCGGGGCGAGCCGTGTCTATGCTCTCGACGTGGGTCGCGGGCAGCTCGCCGAACAGCTCCGGACAGACTCCCGGGTGATCTCGATGGAACGGACGAACGCCCGGACGCTCGATCGCGGCGTGCTGCCCGAGCCGGTCCGTCTCGCGGTCGTCGACATATCGTTCATCTCGCTCGGTGCTGTCCTCCACTCGATCGCCGGCTGTATCGATCCGGAGTTCGGCGGCCGGATCGTGCCGCTCGTCAAGCCACAGTTCGAGGTGGGGAAGGGACGGACGGTCGGCGGCGTCGTGCGCGACCCGGCGCTCCATCGAGAGGTCCTCGAGCGGGTCACGGGCCTCGCGATCGCTCTCGGCCTCACGCCGCGCGGACTCGTGGCTTCGCCGATCCTCGGCCCGCAGGGGAACCGCGAGTTCCTCCTCGACCTCGGCGTCCCGGTCGCGTGGACCGCTCCGGCCCCTGCGAGTCGGCAGACCGGTGGACCGCCGCCGGCCGCGGTCGCGGCCATGATCTCGCCGACGTTCCGCGATCGGATCGCCGCGGTGACCGGAGCGTGA
- the efp gene encoding elongation factor P has protein sequence MISTGELRKGVAIELDGDLWQILDYHHIKMGRGSAQVRITLRNIKRGQTVERSFQAGTKWPRAQLDRRPVQFLYRDGDEFHFMENETYDQFHLTAEQLADAALYLRDGMTLDRTSYQGETIGVELPVTVDLTVTETEPGFAGDTQTGARKPATTDTGLVVQVPIFVSEGDTIRIDTRTGEYQTRV, from the coding sequence ATGATCAGCACCGGCGAACTGCGCAAGGGCGTCGCCATCGAGCTCGACGGCGATCTCTGGCAGATCCTCGACTATCACCACATCAAGATGGGCCGTGGCTCGGCCCAGGTCCGGATCACCCTCCGCAACATCAAGCGAGGCCAGACCGTCGAGCGGAGCTTCCAGGCCGGCACCAAATGGCCGCGCGCCCAACTCGACCGGCGGCCCGTCCAGTTCCTCTACCGGGACGGCGACGAGTTCCATTTCATGGAGAACGAGACGTACGACCAGTTCCACCTGACGGCGGAGCAGCTCGCCGACGCGGCCCTCTACCTCAGGGACGGGATGACCCTCGACCGGACCAGCTACCAGGGTGAGACGATCGGCGTCGAGCTGCCGGTCACCGTCGACCTCACGGTGACCGAGACGGAGCCGGGGTTCGCGGGCGACACGCAGACCGGCGCGCGCAAGCCGGCGACCACGGACACCGGCCTCGTTGTCCAGGTGCCGATCTTCGTGAGCGAGGGGGACACCATCCGGATCGACACCCGGACCGGCGAGTACCAGACCCGCGTCTGA
- the xseA gene encoding exodeoxyribonuclease VII large subunit encodes MSDPLDPPDWALPAWDADRSATRPSVGGPHRDERAEGRSPADRQPPSLRILAVTDVTRAVRDAVRGDERLRDLWVEGEVGRVTISSAGHGYFNLKDERSQLACIWFREDRLASPFEARVGLRIVAHGRLDVFEPGGVYQLYVDAVQPAGFGDLAIRFEALKARLAAAGLFDAARKRPLPGRPAVVAVVTSATGAVWHDIVRVVERRWPLTRVILSPCLVQGDGSVPSIVHALERIDRWADRLTADGRGVETPTVTILARGGGSLEDLWSFNDEAVVRAVVGHGRPVVAAIGHETDVTLADFAADVRAPTPSAAAELVVPDRAEALRRVAALDRRGQLAAERRIGTLGVVLGNERRVLAGLHPAVRIAADRERSGALLDRATAAAGMRVERSAARLARSVSLIPIVVRRELGGAENRLMVAAAALGALGPQATLERGYAIVRRIDDARILRVPTDAPPGTGLTIRLAHGDLAATAGPRFRPRSGAAGEIADP; translated from the coding sequence ATGAGCGATCCGCTCGATCCCCCGGACTGGGCATTGCCCGCCTGGGACGCGGATCGGTCCGCGACCCGCCCGAGCGTCGGCGGGCCGCACCGGGACGAGCGCGCCGAGGGACGATCGCCGGCCGACCGACAACCCCCGTCGCTGCGCATCCTCGCCGTCACGGACGTCACCCGCGCCGTCCGGGACGCGGTCCGCGGCGACGAGCGCCTCCGCGACCTGTGGGTCGAAGGCGAGGTCGGGCGGGTGACGATCTCCAGCGCCGGCCACGGGTATTTCAACCTCAAGGACGAGCGGAGCCAGCTCGCCTGCATCTGGTTCCGCGAGGACCGCCTCGCGTCGCCGTTCGAGGCACGGGTAGGCCTGCGGATCGTCGCCCACGGCCGCCTCGACGTCTTCGAGCCGGGCGGGGTGTACCAGCTCTACGTCGACGCCGTGCAGCCCGCCGGGTTCGGCGATCTCGCCATCCGCTTCGAGGCGCTCAAGGCGCGGCTCGCCGCCGCCGGCCTGTTCGACGCAGCAAGGAAGCGTCCTCTGCCCGGACGCCCGGCCGTCGTCGCGGTCGTGACGAGCGCGACCGGCGCGGTGTGGCACGACATCGTCCGCGTCGTCGAGCGCCGCTGGCCGCTGACACGGGTCATCCTCTCGCCGTGCCTCGTGCAGGGCGACGGCTCGGTCCCGAGCATCGTCCACGCCCTCGAGCGGATCGACCGCTGGGCGGACCGCCTCACCGCGGACGGTCGGGGCGTGGAGACGCCCACGGTCACGATCCTGGCTCGCGGGGGCGGGTCGCTCGAGGATCTCTGGAGCTTCAACGACGAGGCGGTCGTGCGGGCGGTCGTCGGCCACGGACGGCCCGTGGTGGCGGCGATCGGCCACGAGACGGACGTGACGCTGGCGGACTTCGCGGCAGACGTGCGGGCCCCGACACCGTCGGCGGCCGCCGAGCTCGTCGTGCCCGACCGCGCGGAGGCGCTCCGACGTGTCGCGGCACTCGACCGTCGCGGGCAGCTCGCCGCGGAACGCCGGATCGGCACGCTCGGCGTCGTTCTCGGCAATGAGCGGCGGGTGCTTGCCGGTCTCCATCCCGCGGTCCGGATCGCTGCCGATCGAGAGCGGAGCGGGGCACTCCTCGACCGTGCCACCGCCGCGGCCGGGATGCGGGTCGAGCGATCCGCAGCACGACTCGCCCGGTCCGTGTCGCTCATCCCGATCGTCGTCCGACGGGAGCTGGGCGGCGCCGAGAACCGGCTCATGGTGGCGGCGGCAGCGCTCGGCGCACTCGGTCCGCAGGCCACCCTCGAGCGCGGCTACGCGATCGTCCGGCGGATCGACGATGCGCGGATCCTCCGCGTCCCGACGGATGCCCCTCCCGGCACCGGCCTGACGATCCGCCTTGCCCACGGCGACCTTGCGGCGACCGCCGGGCCACGATTCCGCCCTCGATCCGGGGCGGCGGGCGAGATCGCCGATCCATGA
- a CDS encoding site-2 protease family protein: MAIDPSRIALIAIFLLVAFPVHEFAHAYVAYRLGDATAKMFGRLTLNPAVHFDPIGGLFLAFTAITSPFIMGWAKPTPVNPSNLRDRRNGEVWVALAGPASNLLMAVAGAVVVRVILATQVHLPAAVAEILILFVQFNVALALFNMIPIPPLDGSTLLFRVLDPRTAWQLRPVLSQYGFLILILLILVAANPLGTLIFNATRILVGL; encoded by the coding sequence GTGGCGATCGACCCCAGCCGTATCGCACTCATCGCGATCTTCCTGCTCGTGGCGTTCCCGGTCCACGAATTCGCTCATGCCTACGTCGCCTACCGCCTCGGCGACGCGACGGCGAAGATGTTCGGGCGTCTCACCCTCAACCCGGCGGTTCATTTCGACCCGATCGGCGGCCTGTTCCTCGCCTTCACGGCGATCACCTCCCCGTTCATCATGGGTTGGGCGAAGCCGACCCCGGTGAACCCATCCAACCTGCGTGACCGCCGCAACGGAGAGGTCTGGGTCGCCCTCGCCGGACCAGCCTCGAACCTGCTCATGGCGGTCGCGGGCGCCGTCGTCGTGCGGGTCATCCTCGCGACCCAGGTCCACCTGCCGGCTGCGGTCGCGGAGATCCTCATCCTCTTTGTCCAGTTCAACGTCGCTCTGGCGCTCTTCAACATGATCCCGATCCCGCCGCTCGATGGCTCCACGCTCCTGTTCCGGGTCCTCGACCCACGGACGGCGTGGCAACTCCGCCCGGTCCTGAGCCAGTATGGGTTCCTCATCCTGATCCTCCTGATCCTGGTGGCCGCGAATCCGCTCGGAACCCTGATCTTCAATGCCACGCGCATCCTGGTGGGGCTCTAA